A single Gammaproteobacteria bacterium DNA region contains:
- a CDS encoding phosphoesterase has product MVHRIALVHLWISALFAGVAAAHETRVSDPGEARWLAGDHHIHSRYSVGWDRASDPPSPIVGGDAIYPIPMNAVMARRFGLDWMVTTDHGGPQHSKVNLEHAYPELLESRAAVPEVLQFFGMEFDTPGADHSSLIMPHSHEEADDLHRIESRFNKREPWPEDPEWDTEPRMLQALSEMKALARPPLVIAHHPSRSAPGLGEYGMTEPSELRAWNDLAPDIAVGMEGAPGHQATAQMDRGLSPTLYEQYFGDQRPRGGYRDYPTMGGYDQMTARLGGFWDSMLGEGRRWWITANSDSHIHWSEGGADFWPGEYSKTYVLAEKRYQAIFDAIRAGRIFVTTGDLVSELWVQASTGDRRVGIGEALKVAPGTNVSVSIRFMDPDTQNHHGDSPEVKRVDLIVGQVSGGAAAADSDHNPSAEVLARFTVDDWQRDGAYKVINYRLDDVRHALYLRVRGTNTDELEPEPDEDNEDAWQDLWFYSNPIFIELLEGE; this is encoded by the coding sequence ATGGTCCATAGAATCGCACTCGTCCATTTGTGGATCAGCGCGCTGTTCGCGGGGGTCGCGGCGGCGCATGAGACCCGCGTCAGCGACCCCGGCGAAGCCCGATGGCTCGCCGGTGATCACCACATTCACAGCCGCTATAGCGTCGGCTGGGATCGCGCGAGCGATCCGCCCTCGCCAATCGTGGGCGGCGATGCCATTTATCCCATACCCATGAACGCCGTCATGGCAAGGCGCTTCGGGCTCGACTGGATGGTGACCACCGATCACGGCGGACCCCAGCATTCGAAGGTCAACCTCGAGCATGCCTATCCCGAGCTGCTCGAATCGCGCGCCGCCGTACCGGAAGTTCTCCAGTTCTTCGGCATGGAATTCGATACTCCGGGTGCGGATCACTCCAGCCTGATCATGCCGCACTCGCACGAAGAGGCGGACGACCTGCATCGCATCGAGAGCCGCTTCAACAAGCGTGAGCCCTGGCCGGAGGATCCCGAGTGGGATACCGAGCCGCGCATGCTCCAAGCGCTGAGCGAGATGAAAGCGCTCGCGCGCCCCCCCTTGGTGATCGCGCATCATCCCTCCCGATCCGCTCCCGGGCTGGGCGAATACGGGATGACCGAGCCATCGGAACTCCGCGCCTGGAACGATCTGGCGCCTGATATTGCCGTAGGCATGGAAGGCGCTCCCGGGCACCAGGCGACCGCCCAGATGGATCGTGGCCTGTCGCCGACCCTGTACGAACAGTATTTCGGAGACCAGCGGCCGCGTGGCGGCTATCGGGACTACCCCACAATGGGCGGCTATGACCAGATGACCGCCAGGCTGGGAGGCTTCTGGGATTCCATGCTCGGTGAGGGCCGCCGTTGGTGGATCACCGCCAATTCCGACAGCCACATCCACTGGAGCGAAGGCGGCGCGGATTTCTGGCCGGGCGAGTATTCCAAGACCTATGTCTTGGCCGAAAAGCGCTACCAGGCCATCTTCGACGCCATCCGCGCCGGACGGATCTTCGTCACCACCGGCGATTTGGTTTCGGAACTGTGGGTCCAGGCCAGTACCGGCGACCGCCGAGTCGGCATCGGGGAAGCACTCAAGGTGGCCCCGGGGACGAATGTTTCCGTGAGCATCCGCTTCATGGACCCGGACACGCAGAATCACCACGGCGATAGCCCGGAGGTCAAACGTGTGGACCTGATCGTCGGTCAGGTCTCAGGCGGTGCGGCAGCGGCCGACAGCGACCACAACCCGTCCGCCGAAGTACTGGCCCGTTTCACAGTGGACGACTGGCAAAGGGATGGCGCTTACAAAGTCATCAACTATCGGTTGGACGATGTGCGCCACGCGCTCTATCTGCGCGTCAGAGGCACCAACACCGATGAGCTGGAGCCCGAGCCCGACGAAGACAACGAGGATGCCTGGCAGGACCTCTGGTTCTACTCCAACCCGATCTTTATCGAGTTGCTGGAAGGCGAATGA
- the mnmA gene encoding tRNA 2-thiouridine(34) synthase MnmA: protein MSSPAPHVIVGLSGGVDSAVSALLLKRQGYRVSGLFMVNWAEDEQAYCNSAEDFQSAREVADELEIPLHRVDFSREYRERVFARFLADYEAGLTPNPDVLCNREVKFQPFLEYATRLGADFVATGHYARLEMADDGPRLLRAADDNKDQTYFLAAVAREQFSRVLFPLGGLTKPEVRELATQAGLPNHRRKDSTGICFIGERPFREFLAHYLKPQPGPIVDDSGQVIGQHQGLSFYTLGQRRGLSVGGVRGARDAPWYVVAKHAPGNRLQVSQDAAHPSLMSTQLRTRPFHWIRQPEPLPQRLHARLRHRQALQACAVTQLPDGALELRFERAQRAAVAGQYAVLYDGQECLGGAEIRA from the coding sequence TTGTCCTCCCCCGCTCCCCACGTCATCGTCGGCCTGTCCGGCGGCGTCGACTCCGCCGTTTCCGCGCTGCTGCTCAAGCGTCAGGGCTACCGCGTGTCCGGTCTGTTCATGGTCAACTGGGCTGAGGACGAGCAGGCCTATTGCAACTCCGCCGAGGATTTCCAGTCCGCGCGCGAGGTCGCCGACGAACTGGAGATTCCGCTGCACCGCGTGGATTTCTCACGCGAATATCGCGAGCGCGTGTTCGCCAGGTTCCTGGCCGACTACGAGGCCGGGCTGACACCGAACCCTGACGTGCTGTGCAATCGCGAGGTCAAGTTCCAGCCGTTCCTCGAATATGCCACGCGCCTGGGCGCGGATTTCGTGGCGACCGGACACTACGCGCGCCTGGAAATGGCCGACGACGGCCCGCGCCTGCTGCGCGCGGCGGACGACAACAAGGATCAGACCTATTTTCTGGCAGCGGTGGCACGCGAGCAGTTCTCGCGCGTGCTGTTTCCGCTCGGCGGCCTGACCAAGCCCGAGGTCCGCGAACTGGCGACGCAGGCCGGCCTGCCCAACCACCGACGCAAGGACTCCACCGGAATCTGCTTCATCGGCGAGCGTCCGTTTCGTGAGTTCCTGGCGCACTATCTCAAGCCGCAACCGGGACCGATCGTCGACGACAGCGGTCAGGTCATCGGCCAGCATCAGGGCCTGAGCTTCTACACGCTGGGGCAGCGTCGCGGCCTGTCAGTCGGCGGTGTGCGCGGCGCGCGTGACGCACCCTGGTATGTCGTGGCCAAGCATGCGCCCGGCAATCGGCTGCAGGTCTCCCAGGACGCGGCGCATCCGTCGCTGATGAGCACGCAGCTGCGCACGCGCCCATTCCACTGGATCCGGCAGCCGGAGCCGCTGCCGCAGCGCTTGCACGCGCGGCTCCGCCATCGCCAGGCGCTGCAGGCCTGCGCCGTCACGCAGCTTCCGGACGGCGCCTTGGAACTGCGCTTCGAGCGGGCGCAGCGGGCTGCGGTCGCCGGTCAGTACGCGGTGCTCTACGACGGCCAGGAGTGCCTGGGCGGCGCAGAGATCCGCGCCTGA
- a CDS encoding tyrosine-protein phosphatase, with product MKTQTSAALLVSALLAACGGGGDSASPPQSVATAAPAFVEVETAELQREGEQLSLSWSIEGAGAPVDVYLASSPDAASKRTLISDDDADGRHVFSAPALPRPYVYLQPAAGGEGLWVAERLLPLEGGHNFRDLGGYETADDSHVRWGTLFRSGTMAGLTDEDYAYLQSLGIEVICDLRTSEERQREPTDWQRMNPDLEYLSWDYAMSDGGGSLFEVLGENPSPARVQELFEGFYRDLPDRFAPRYAAMFEKLVHGEAPLAVNCSAGKDRTGGASALLLTALGVPRAQVVADYALSEKLVDFGSEAREKAAENPSYALMLKWDPESLRVLTGSDPSLIRAMFAAIEANYGSVENYFEQKLDVDAADLAALRRQYLVRSGTELVQR from the coding sequence ATGAAAACTCAAACCAGTGCCGCGCTGCTGGTCAGCGCCCTGCTCGCGGCTTGTGGCGGTGGTGGCGACAGTGCGTCGCCGCCGCAATCCGTGGCCACGGCCGCGCCCGCCTTCGTCGAGGTCGAGACCGCCGAGCTGCAGCGCGAAGGCGAGCAGCTGAGCCTGAGCTGGAGCATCGAGGGAGCGGGCGCGCCGGTGGACGTTTATCTCGCGAGTTCGCCGGATGCCGCCTCCAAGCGGACGCTGATCTCGGACGACGATGCGGACGGCCGTCACGTCTTCTCAGCGCCTGCGCTGCCGCGGCCCTACGTCTACCTGCAGCCGGCGGCCGGTGGCGAGGGCCTGTGGGTCGCCGAGCGCCTGCTGCCGCTCGAAGGCGGCCACAATTTTCGCGATCTCGGCGGCTACGAGACGGCCGACGATAGCCATGTCCGCTGGGGCACGCTGTTCCGCTCCGGCACGATGGCGGGTCTGACCGATGAGGACTACGCCTACCTGCAAAGCCTCGGCATCGAGGTGATCTGCGACCTGCGCACGAGCGAGGAGCGCCAGCGCGAGCCCACCGACTGGCAGCGCATGAACCCGGACCTCGAATACCTGAGCTGGGACTACGCGATGTCCGACGGCGGCGGTTCGCTGTTCGAGGTCCTGGGAGAGAATCCATCTCCCGCGCGGGTACAGGAACTCTTCGAGGGTTTCTATCGTGACTTGCCGGATCGCTTCGCGCCGCGTTACGCCGCCATGTTCGAAAAGCTGGTCCATGGCGAAGCGCCGCTGGCCGTGAACTGCTCGGCCGGCAAGGACCGCACGGGCGGGGCCTCGGCGCTGCTGCTGACCGCGCTCGGTGTGCCACGTGCGCAGGTTGTGGCCGACTACGCGCTGAGCGAAAAACTCGTGGATTTCGGCTCTGAGGCCCGCGAGAAAGCGGCCGAAAACCCGAGCTATGCGTTGATGCTGAAGTGGGACCCTGAATCGCTGCGCGTTCTGACCGGCAGCGATCCGTCACTGATCCGTGCGATGTTCGCAGCGATCGAGGCCAACTACGGCAGCGTCGAGAACTACTTCGAGCAGAAGCTGGACGTGGACGCCGCGGACCTGGCAGCCCTACGCCGGCAATACCTGGTCCGTTCCGGCACCGAGCTCGTCCAGCGCTGA
- a CDS encoding TonB-dependent receptor: MFGKLAIGAMACVSVAAAQEPGDPAVLEEVVVTATPIKDSIEESLQRQQAAENVVNVIASDTIGRFPDTTAAAALARLPAVAVQRDQGQERYIQVRGAPARWTAVAFDGINVLGAEERIFRFDSVPAALIDSVVLNKTLTPDMPAEALAGRVDIQTFSALDNPGFTGYFDLGLGYVDLADGDQEQYAARLGWSDERWGVVVAGSHFMMEQQTDNNEFDYDEAGAPTLFDFRKYQLERETNSFSGKLEFAPDADHRFVLSSLYTEFLDHELRNMYQLDLDGAQSGTRTAAEGDLVQVPMSGYLQDGNYENSTFTNTLGGDHRLSDWDLGWRLNYTETEQVTDLPLVIQIQTDPSQMPSLHYDRSDPRFPRVSLYTTDTSGETPVRGTPLAFLPQTGFGLNLLNKYGTTSESEAYMASLEAGRDWTLWGADSRLSFGLQYDSREATGSPGPVAFPVPLDYAPYVTDEPWDTDFERGVQGTYVDNVGLRQELERTLEEQGLTVPQDPTLAYEVTEEILAGFAMNRWTFGRHQVLAGVRVESVDITSDGTIKEENGDPQALSVSKSYTDVFPSIHWNLNVRDDLKFRLSGVSGIARPTFAEQRSSAVIVDDEQLVDGGNPDLNPETAYGIDSSLEWYFARASLLSLNLFYRLVDDVLFPSVTTVSDDRFDTEGADRTGYDYSTTLNGSDGELYGAELVYTQPWAFLPPVLFGFGFEGSVSVLDGEFKTPEGRTAGFPGTSDTVMNAAFFYENFGWSLRLSWQWRSEWIDDISTDADSDYYWDETERLDFSARYQVNDWLTVYGDANNLTDELGVRYQGSPERPVEVEGFGRRYMMGLRAVF, translated from the coding sequence CGCCGCGCTGGCGCGCCTGCCAGCCGTGGCCGTGCAGCGCGACCAGGGGCAGGAGCGCTACATCCAGGTGCGCGGCGCGCCGGCGCGCTGGACAGCGGTCGCCTTCGACGGAATCAACGTCCTCGGCGCCGAGGAGCGCATCTTCCGGTTCGATTCCGTGCCGGCAGCGCTGATCGATTCGGTCGTGCTCAACAAGACGCTGACGCCGGACATGCCGGCCGAGGCGCTGGCCGGTCGCGTCGACATCCAGACCTTTTCGGCGCTCGACAACCCCGGTTTCACCGGTTATTTCGATCTCGGCCTGGGCTACGTCGATTTGGCGGACGGCGACCAGGAACAGTACGCGGCACGCCTGGGCTGGAGCGATGAGCGCTGGGGCGTCGTCGTCGCCGGCTCGCACTTCATGATGGAGCAGCAGACCGACAACAACGAGTTCGACTACGACGAAGCCGGCGCGCCGACTCTGTTCGATTTTCGCAAGTATCAACTGGAGCGCGAAACCAACTCGTTCAGCGGCAAGCTCGAATTCGCGCCCGATGCCGACCATCGCTTCGTGCTGTCCTCGCTGTACACCGAGTTCCTCGATCACGAGCTGCGCAACATGTACCAGCTCGACCTCGACGGTGCGCAGAGCGGTACGCGTACCGCCGCGGAAGGGGATCTGGTGCAGGTGCCGATGTCCGGCTATCTGCAGGACGGCAACTACGAGAACTCCACGTTCACCAACACCCTGGGCGGCGATCATCGGCTCAGCGACTGGGACCTGGGCTGGCGGCTGAACTACACGGAAACCGAGCAGGTGACGGACCTGCCGCTGGTGATCCAGATCCAGACCGATCCGTCGCAGATGCCCTCGCTCCACTACGATCGCAGCGACCCCAGGTTCCCGCGCGTGTCGCTGTACACCACCGACACCAGCGGCGAGACGCCGGTGCGCGGCACGCCGCTGGCGTTTCTGCCGCAGACCGGCTTTGGCCTCAATCTGCTCAACAAGTACGGCACGACGAGCGAGTCCGAAGCCTACATGGCGAGCCTCGAAGCCGGTCGCGACTGGACGCTCTGGGGCGCCGACAGCCGCCTGAGCTTCGGCCTTCAGTACGACAGCCGCGAAGCGACGGGTTCGCCGGGGCCGGTCGCGTTTCCCGTGCCGCTGGACTATGCGCCGTATGTCACCGACGAGCCCTGGGACACGGACTTCGAGCGCGGCGTGCAGGGCACTTATGTCGACAACGTCGGCCTGCGCCAAGAACTGGAACGGACGCTCGAGGAGCAGGGGCTGACGGTACCGCAAGACCCGACGCTCGCCTACGAGGTGACCGAGGAGATCCTCGCCGGTTTCGCCATGAACCGCTGGACCTTCGGTCGTCATCAGGTACTGGCCGGCGTCCGCGTCGAATCCGTCGACATCACCAGCGACGGCACGATCAAGGAAGAGAACGGCGATCCGCAGGCGCTGTCGGTCAGCAAGTCGTACACGGACGTCTTCCCGAGCATTCACTGGAACCTGAATGTGCGCGATGACCTCAAGTTCCGCCTGTCCGGCGTTTCGGGCATCGCCCGTCCGACGTTTGCCGAGCAGCGTTCCAGCGCGGTCATCGTCGACGACGAGCAACTCGTCGACGGGGGCAACCCCGATCTGAATCCGGAAACCGCCTACGGCATCGACAGTTCCCTCGAATGGTACTTCGCGCGGGCCTCGTTGCTGTCGCTGAACCTGTTCTACCGGCTCGTCGACGACGTCCTGTTTCCGTCGGTCACGACGGTGAGCGACGATCGCTTCGATACCGAAGGCGCGGACCGCACCGGCTACGACTACAGCACGACGCTCAACGGCAGCGACGGCGAGCTCTACGGTGCCGAGCTGGTCTACACCCAGCCTTGGGCCTTCCTGCCGCCCGTGCTGTTCGGCTTCGGGTTCGAAGGCAGCGTCAGCGTTCTGGACGGCGAGTTCAAGACCCCCGAGGGACGGACTGCTGGGTTTCCGGGCACATCGGATACCGTCATGAACGCCGCGTTCTTCTACGAGAACTTCGGCTGGTCACTGCGCCTGAGCTGGCAGTGGCGCAGCGAGTGGATCGACGATATTTCGACGGACGCCGACAGCGACTATTACTGGGACGAAACCGAGCGGCTCGATTTCTCGGCGCGCTATCAGGTCAACGACTGGCTGACCGTCTACGGTGACGCCAACAATCTCACCGACGAGCTGGGCGTACGTTACCAGGGCAGTCCCGAGCGGCCCGTGGAGGTCGAGGGCTTCGGGCGCCGGTACATGATGGGCCTGCGCGCGGTGTTCTAG